AGGTCTCACCCAAGCTCAGAGTCTGACCCCAGGCTTCTCTAATAATAGTACCTTGTACTTAACAGGGCATATTTTGGCTCATCTGGGGtaattttctcagctttttatCCTGCCATCTCATGGAGCTTTTGAGTGCCCTGAGATACATCTCAGGGTTTTACTGTAGTGCAAAGCAAGGGAGAAGAATGGaccaattcattttataaatgaatgtaGTGAGATAAGCAGTGAAAGTCTTGTTTCCTAATCAGATCTTGTAATAGGGATTCCTGACGTCTTTGCCCCAAGATGATGATGAGCTGAGCTGCCCTGGGAAGTAGTTCCTGGAGTGCTGTCATTATAGCTAGAGAAACTGCGGGGCAGGCGATGAGGAGGGGAGCACCTGCACTGGGGCCTGCCTGGTCACGTGATCGTGGCTCGTTCGTGACCCCCATCCCTGGCCCTGACACCAGGAGCGGTCCCTGGTCCCCACTGAGGTCAGAAGGAGGCAAGTCATGGGTCCTGCCTTGGGAGTGCTGGCCTTAACCAATAGGCTTCCAGATATGCTGGAACTTCTTAGGGGATTGAGGAGGCATGTTCTATTCTGCGAGAATCATGAACTGTAATATTTGTCTCttatacttttttcattttatttactaatttttttaaaagtaggctccatgcccagcttagAGCCCggcaaggggcttgaactcatgaccctgagatcaagacccaagctgagattaagagttggacgcttaacggactgagtcacccaggctccccatttttctcattaaaaaaaaaaaaaagtgtctttttttgttaGATTGTGATGAAAAGCACCCTAGAAGGCAGAATGGGCCATTGAACCCTTTCCGGTGGTGCTTTCTGGTTAGTCAGCAGGGAAGCATCTGCTGCTGAGAGGAATCTACTGGGAGCCACGGAGGCTCGCGGGGGAGGGGCGTCAGCGTTCCTCTTACAGAGCTTCGTCTAGGTGGGCGCTTCGTTGCtggtttaaattatttattcctgTACAAGTGCTCAGTCTCGCACTCTGTAAAGCCGATGTGGTTTTTCTGCTTGCCCCCAGCAGGGTTTTGCTAAACAAAACCCCAGTCAGAATGGGACAGGAGCATTCTTTTAGATGTGAGGCTTGTGGAGAGACATGGGGTTCTTTACTAAACGGGTCAACTCACGCAGAAGCCAGAGAGCAGCACGTCAGGGCCTGTAGCCGCCCTGAACCCTTGCGGCCGTCCGCGCCATCGCCCCGGGAACTCCAGGCTCAGGACTCGGTTTTGGTCCCGGCCCTTCCCCCTCGCTGCTGCTGTCCTGCCAGCCACGGAGGCCTCTCCGTTTCTCCTCCGGCTCCCTCCCTGGGCACCTTCCCTTTCCAGGCTGTCAGCCCCCGCAGTGCCTGCCCTTCCTTACTCTCATCCCGGCCTCCTCCCCGCCTTTCCCCATCGTCCGGGCTTCTCCTTTCGGCTCCTTCTGTCTTGCCGAGGCCTCTCTTGTCAGCAGCCCTTGGACCGTGGATGTGAGGCCTCTGCACTGTGGCCTTACGTTCGTCAGCTCAGCACTGACCGTTCCCTCTGCTGCTGGGGAGTCCAAGCAGTGACCACAGCTCTTCTCCACCCACCAAACCATCGAGACCAGGCACCTCTTCCCAGACCCAGGCGGCGTCCTGGCTCCAGGAGGCAGGCCCCGCTGTCCCCTCCTCTGGGCGGGAGGAagtcctcctgcttcctccctccttcctgcctgctggCCTTTGCCTTCCCCTTACTCTTGTAGCCGTACAGAATCGATTCAGTGAGATGCATAAAGTGTGCAGCTCTTGGCAGGCCTGGCAGGCCTTCTGGATCCAGGGGCTTCCCCCAGGAGGAGCCAAGCCTCAGCCAGGTCCATCTAAGGTTTCCAGGCCCTGGAAGGGGCTGAGCTGGAGGCACAGCTAACAGCCGGCTCTGCGGGCCTGGTGGGGTTGGCAGCCTGCCCCTGTTCGAATCGGATCGTGCGGGTGGAATGCGGCAGGGGCTGGCCGGTGTGGGGTTCCTGAAGTGTGTGCTTTGATAGGTTTGTACGTATGTATCTGCCTGTTCACCACCTTGCAGAGAAAGAACACTTCCGTCCTGCCAGAAGGTTCAGCACCCTCCCAGGGACTCCCACTTCCCACTCCCAGGGGCGGCCCCTGCTGTGAATCTTCCCTCAGTTAGCCTTGTCCTTGGGTTTTGATTCCTTTGAGGTCTTTGTGGTCTGCGCAGCACAATTGTGTGCCTCTCTAGGACAGCCCCATCCTAGCTAGAAAAGCCCATGCCTGTCCCCTACTGACAAAGCCTCCCATGCTTTCTAGCTGGTTTTGTTTCCTGTGTGTTTCCTGCTGTCTCAGACTGTCTCGTAAGCCCCTATTTGGCAGGGATCGTGCGTGGCTGGTCTGGTGAGCCCACAGTACCCAGCATCTGGATAGCTAGATGGTCACCAGGAGGTGGTGGGTGGATGAAGGCTTCCTAACTGCCCTGCCCGAGGACTGTACGGATAGCTGAGGCCTTCTGTATGTGGCTGGGAGGGAATGGTGAGCCCCCAGGCAGCAAGCAGAGAAGATGCCCAGGACTTGTCCGGGCCCTTGCTTCAGGCTGGAAGGAAGGGCGCCCCGGCGAGGGGATCACATGCCGAGATGGCGGGTTAGGAGTCGGCACCGAGTAGCGCTGGGTGTCCTCGGTGCCTCTTGCTGCTTCCCTCCTGGTGCCCATCTCCCAGCAGGAATTGGCTTCTGAATGGGAGGCCTAAACCCACGGCCTGTTCTTGGGTGACCTGAGAACTAAGCAGGCTAAAATAATGCCGCCACCCTGAACACGTGGGTATTCTAATCTGAGAGTGCCTATCTGCTTGTGTCCCCAAGGACACAGCGACACCTTTGCCTCTCCTGTGTGCGGGAGGCCCGGGAGGCCCAGGGCCACAGGAGGGAGGTAGTTGACAGGGTCTGAAAGAGCTAAATTCCAGGCCCCACCATCGCTGCCTGttgcacacaaacacagaaagaagGCAAAAGTACAATGGCTGATCCCTCACAATGCAAATCAGCTTTCCTCACTTGTGACTGGTTCTGCAACAGTGAGAAGCAGACCCTGCAGGCTCCCGGATTCTCAGGCTTTGGCATTTGTTTGCAGTTCGGAGAGATACGTCCTTCAGGAAGGATCGTTCTCCTTCATCGTTGACCTAGCCAGCTGTGTGTGGGCGGCACAGTTCCAGAGTTCTCCTCTGCAAAGGACCGTCTAGGAGGGTCAAGACTGGACGCCTTGGGGGTCCCTGACTTTGGTTGTTCAGCCCCTGGTGGGAAATGACATTGCCCTGTGAGGGACTGACGGGCCTTGTTGTCTGAAACAAGATCTCTCTCTGTGGTACATCTGGAACTTGGCCTTCTTAAGGGTCCCAAAATAGCCAGGCGGCTGAAGGGACAACTTCcagagaggacaggagagggacCCCAGCCACTCCCCGCCAGAGCAGCCTCTCTTGGCGTCATCGGACCAGCATAATTCATCCTCCGTATTTGTTCTCCTGCTGCGCTGCCTGTGTGTGCCGTATCTCCCCTTCTTGCAGCTTGTTCCGAAAATGTCCCCGGCTAGGCGGCCTCGCCCCGCTGCCGCCTCTCTGCGAGGATGTCCAAGCTGTGTCCTGTGTTTGGGTCCAGCACAACCCTGTGTTAGGAAACGCTAGGACCTTTGAGGAAGCGGGGAAGCCGGCAATAATTTAGTGAGTTGGACTTGACTCAGCCTAGCGCCTTCTGATCTGCGTCTCTGATTTGGGGGCAGTCAGTGGCTGTCCTGCATGCTGCTGCCAGCTGTCACCCGTAAAAGAAACCTGTCCGACCAGTTTCGGAAATTGGGGCCTCCCTGTGCTTAATGGACACCGTGGCTCGCCTGCTTTCTCTGGATGCCCCAAACTCGTAAACTGCTGCCCGTACGCTGGCCTTGTCGTGGGGGGATATCTGGCAGACACAGGGGTGCCTGCCAGCAGCCTCACCCTCTGGGCTCAGCTGGCACGGCTGATGccggaggtgggggaagggcccAGGATCACTGGGGAAGATGGCACTTAGCACCATGTTTTTGCCTCTGTGGGGTGTTTTCTTCCCACGTCCTAACCAGACTGTTTCTCCTTTCTGTGTTGCAGGAAGCACCGTCCTCTGCAAATGGCCCTTCCCAGGAGGGCCCCAGGCTGCCTGCTCGGGAGGGCCATGCCGTGTACCCGCAGCTCCGACCAGGCTACATTGCCATTCCTGTCCTCCACGAAGGCACCGAGGGCCGGCAGCCACGCCCTTCCTTTGTCTGTCCCCAGCCAGGAACACAGCGATTCCGAACCGAGGCGGCCACAGAGGCTCCTCAGAGGTCCCAGTCACCTCTGCGGGGTGTGGCGGAAGCCACCCAGCCAGATAGACAGTGTGGAcaggcggcggcagcagcggcggcggcccAGCCCCCAGGCTCCCACAGACCTGAGGTAAGGACAGCGAGCCGGTGTGTTCCAGGGCCCGTCCCAGACTCTGGGCCAGACACCTGCTAACACGCAGGCATCTGGGCCCTGCCTGCAGCAGCAGAGGTCACCCAGCAAAGACAGCGTGACCGCCCGCACAGCGTCCCCCAGCATTTCACAGGTGTGATAGGATAAACTGCTTGGTCCGAAGGCATGAAGGCGGAGGGGCGGCATTTCTGGGACTGGAAGCCTGGCCTCCGGCTTCCTGATCTGCTGCTCCGCACTCCTCCTGCTCTCCGTGTCACAGTCTGCTTGGAGCTGTGCTGATAGGAAAACAAGGCGGCTCATACCTGCCCACACAGTGTCCCGTGGTTTAAAAGGAacccacaggggcacctgggtggctcagtcagttaagcgtctgccttcagctcgggttgtgatctcagggtcctgggattaggccgcatgtcgggctcctgctcagcggagagcctggtTTTCCTGTTCCTCCCCACTTCTGCtgactctcactgtctctgtcactatctgtctctctttcaaataaccaaataaaaaataaataaaatcttaaaaaaaaaaaaaaaaaggaaaaggaaaggagaccCAGAGTAGAGAAGGGATGTCAGCTGTTCCGCTGTTCGACGATAGGATTTTATTTAAGCCTGAAGCCCATGCTTCAGTACACTAATCACCAAagaggtattatttttttttaatattttatttatttatttgccagacagagatcacaagtaggcagagagggggaagaggaagcaggctccctgctgagcagagagcccgatgcggggctcgatcccagatcctgggatcatgacctgagccaaaggcagaggcttaacccactgagccacccaggcgccccaacaccaAAGAGTTCTTAATCCAGTTCTTAGCTGGGATTTGAGGGCCCGTGGACCCCAGGAGGATTCCCAAGCAGTAAGCCCTTCTGGTTTTCCCATCTGCAGCCTGTCTGGTTGTGTGCCCTGTAGTGCTGGTGAGCACGGATGCTTGCTCTGTCTGTGCCCAGAGTTAGCCTTGCCTCCTTTGGCTCTGTTCTTTTCCTGTCTTGAAGGACTACctgtatttgtaatatttttgttgtAAAAATCAGAAGTGACACATTAATCAGAGAAATCTGAACAGGGTCCTTTGAAGCCAGCTGGGGAAACACCCACCTATTTTTCTAGGTGGTCGTGGGCTGGCCTGCTTCAGGCCACGTGGGATGTGCTGCTCCCCGTGCCCAACACGATCCCCTGGGGTTAGAGAAAGAGGCGACGTCAGTAACAACAGGAGTAGCAACAACACAAGCAGCACATTGAGCACTTCTGTGCATGGCCCTGGGCTAAAGCATGGCCACAGATGGTCTTACTGAATCTTCAGCTCAGGAACAACGGCACATTTTTTCCCATACTTTAGATTCTCAAAAGgctattgaggggcgcctgggtggctcagtcagttaagtgtttgcctttggctcaggtcatgatctcggggtgctgggatcaagcccccccatggggttccctgctcagcggggtgtctgcctctccctctgccccccaactccTCTTTTATGcactctaattaattaattaattaattttaaagagacTATTGAGCTGGCAAGAATTGGAATGCCCCTTGGCTCTAGATCCCTGAGTGCTAGCGGTACATTCTGGAGATGGAAAGGTTTCAGGTAAAAGGTCCGAATGTGTTATCCTGAGCAGGCACATGAGGGAGGCAGGGTCGGAGCTCCAGGGCAGAGGGTCCCTCatgcctcttctctctgtcttgcAGCAATCCCAGTCTCCAGCTGCTTCGGACTGCTCGTCCTCGTCCTCCTCGGCcagcctgccctcctcctccgGCAGGAGCAGCCTGGGCAGTCATCAGCTCCCCCGGGGCTATATCCCCATCCCTGTGATACACGAGCAGAATGTCACCCGGCCGGCGGCTCAGCCCTCCTTCCACCAAGCCCAGAAGACCCATTACCCAGCTCAGCAGGGTGAATACCAGACCTACCAGCCGATGTACTCCCGGGTCCCAGGGGATGACTGGGAGCCTCGGCCCATGCGAGCAGCATCCCCATTCCGGTCCCCTGTCCGGGGTGCATCCAGCCGGGAGGGCTCTCCGGCCAGGAGCAGCACGCCAGTGCACTCGCCGTCGCCCCACCGTGTGCACACCGTGGTCGACAGGCCTCAGGTACGGAGTCGGCGTCCACAGCCTGGCTCTGGCAGCGGCTCTCCAGGGGCCGAGGAGCAATATGCAGGCTCTCTGGGCCCTCCGTGGGTCCTAACTGGCTCACACCTGTGTTCCTCAGGGAAGTGAGATCTGGGAATTGGCCGGTCATGCGCAGAAGTGCAGGACGGGCGCTGGGAACGCTCAGTACTTCTGCAGCTTCTGCTCATGGGTCATTGCGGCTGCCTTCGGGACAGAACCTCCGCTGCCTGAGGACAGATAGCTCGGCCCCATGTCTAGTGTCACTCACACACCGGGGACCCGGGCACCTTAGTGCCCACCACATTTTTTCAGAGCCCTTGAGACCCCTtccacaccccagccccagcctcgtCTCTAGTGTCCTGGGCAGCTTGTCTCCTTTCTCCCAGATACCCCTTCTTCGCTCCGCAAGCCCTTTCTGTTCATcccacctctgtgcctttgctcatgctgatGAAGCTCCCTGAAATGCCATCCCAGCCCAGGTTCTCCCCGCCCTCCGAGGGACCAGCCAGTCTTGCCTCTTCTGtgaatcctcctcctcctcctcatgacATTCCCTCACAGGCCCTCATGGCTGGGTGTGGGTTACTCTGTGCATTCCAAAAGCGTTCATCTGTTCAGCTCTGAGCTTAACGACAGGGAcctgtcttctgtctctctccttggGGGTGAAGGGCCACGTTGTCTGACTGATGATGGGCGGGCTGGCCGGGAAAGCTTCCAGCCTGGTGAAGTCCCAGGCACAGACCTATTCATCCTTCAGGGGCAACTTGTAGGGCACATCCTGGAGGAGGAAGTCATTCATTTTCGCAGCTTATAGTGTAGCAGAGCCTTGAGCAGCTCTGGGCCCCCCAACGTGAGCAGCGGAATTGGTTCTCTGCCACAGTTTTTAGAAGGAAAGCCCCTCGTAGGCAAATACGTGGGGTGTTTTACTATAAATGGTGATAACatcctcctgtttctttttttagcttctttatttggaaataatttcaaccCTACGGAGGAGTTATAAGAATCATACCAAGAAACCCAGTATATCCTTCATCCACattcactgttaacattttgctcTGTTTGCTCTGCCATTTCTTATTTCAATGCATATCATCCATGTGGTTCGTTTGTTGGACATTTAATTGTGGATCTTGTGCCCTCTTATCCATCAATAATTCAGGAAATCTTTTCCTAAGAAAGACCTCATTCATAACCACCGTCCAATGATCAGAATCAGGAAACTTAACATCCTTATAACATTGCTGTCTGATACCCAGTCCACTTTCAAATCTCCTTGATAGCGGTTTTCCCAGTCCAGGAGCTAATCTAGGATCATGAGCATTGTATTTAGGTATCCTTTTTCTTCAGTCTCCCTCAGTCTGGAACAGTTCTTCGGACTTCTTTTGCTTTCGTGACCTTGACATTTTCAAAGTGTATAAGCCGTAGAGCAACCCCTCTTGAGAGTTTCTAAAGTCATTTTTATTACTGAGAGATCATTTTAAAACTCAAAGTGGGGTGTGTGGCTGGTCCCTGAGTGGTAAGAGCCAGAGTTGAGGACATCCACATTGGCAAAAGAGGTCTGGTGGCAAAGGGGGTTCTTGGCACTCAGATGCCTACATAGCAGCAGCCAGATCCTAACTTGGGCTCAGGAATCCCAGGAAAGCATGTCCATGTGCAGAGGCGGAAATGCTCCCCCTCGTGTCTTTCCCGCATAGATCCCGGAATCGGTGAAACAATGTTTAGTCTTTTTTTCCTTACCCTTGTTTGTGGTGGCCTCCCTTTTAGCGTTTGTTCAAAGATCTCTTTTTGAAGGTTTGCAGAGATTTGATTTAACAACATTATAGCggaatttagtattttaaatcagGAGTATTTTAGAAACCATGTAGTCTAACTCTTATTCTCCAGTTGATGAAATGAGGATGTGTGAAATTTTTAAAGGGGCCAAACACTTGGCAAAACACTTTTGGCAAAAATACGGATTAGGAAAactatatgcacccctgtgtgtattgcaacattattcccaatagccaagatacggaagctgcccaagtgtccattgatagatgaatggataaagcagacaTCGAGGGTgtatacattggaatattactcagccacgaaaaagaatgaactcttgccgtttgcaacaacacagatagacctagagggtatctGGTGAAAGTGAATAGTTGGTAAAAgagaaataccgtatgatttcactcatacgtggaatctaaaaaacaaaacaaaagagtaaaCCAAAACACCCCAAGCAGACCCTTAAATCCAGAggataaactgatggttgccagtgGGGAGGCAcatgggggatgggcagaataTGAAGGGAATTaggaggtacagacttccagtcaCAAAGTCACAGGGATGAAGTGAGGTGTAGGGAATACGGTCAGTATCAAGAGAACGGACGGCGGTTGTGCACTGCGGGACGTGTAGAACTGTCAGGTCACCAGGTTGTGCTCCTGAAACAAACAGTGTCGTCTGTCCACTCCACTTCAATCAGGAAAGGGGGGTGGTGGGATGTTCACTGAAATGCTGGGAGAGCCAAGATTTGTTTTAATTACAGCTCATTCTAGAAACTACCGCTTGTACAAGTTACCTTAAAAAGCATCTCGGCCCATGTATCCGGGAGTCAGCGCGGGGACACATGGCTGAGTGTTGGCTCAGAGGAGCCCCGCAACATCCTTCCAGAGCTAACTATTTCGAGCATCGTGCTTATTCTCAGAAAAATACATCAGTCTGGGCAGAAATCACGAGGCTGTcgtagattttaaaaaagagatgtggGACTGTCCTCCCCGGAACAGAGACAGTCCCCCTGGTGGCAGGGAGAGGTTGTGGCAGTTACTCCCCCATGGCTGCCTCGCCAAGATTCTGAGTCATGCAGGACTTTGCTTGGAGCTAAGCTAGCTCGGCAGTCCGTGAGGTTTTGGTGAGCAAGtgttcatttttgaaaactgtatcggttttgtttttgttgccctAAGAATACCATCTACAGCAAAGTTCAGCGAGCGGTAACAGACGCATAGTCCAGGGTGACGAATGGAAATGAATGGTTCGGCCCCGTACATGATCAGGATGTTTTCATTCTGTAACTGTATGTGGCTGACTTCGAAAATCTCTGCTACTGTTAAAGCCATTCCCCAGTTTTCTTTCTCGTCAGTAGTACTCACTACAGACAACCGCCTGGGACTCTCAGCCGggtattaaaaatatctttgtgtCCTTGCCTCTTTTCAGCAGCCCATGACTCATCGAGAATCTTCACCTGTTCCCCAACCTGAAAACAAACCTGAAAGCAAGCCAGGCCCAGTTGGACCAGATCTCCTTCCTGGACACGTCCCGATTCAGGTGATCCGCAAGGAGGCAGACTCGGTACCTGCCGCCCAGAAGCCCCCACCCGCCTCGGAGAGGGTGGAAGTCAAGGTTCCGGCGGCTCCGGTTCCTtgtcctcccagccccaccccgcctgctgtcccccagccccccaagAATGTGGCTGCCCAAGATGGGGCAGCCCCCGGCCCTGCCCCCACAGAAGCCACACCGCCCAAACCAGCGGAAGCGGAGGCGCCCCCAAAACACCCGGGCGTGCTGAAGGTGGAGGCCATCTTACAGAACGTTCAGGGGCTGGAGCAGGCCGTGGACAACTTCGAAGGCAAGAAGACGGACAAGAAGTACCTGATGATAGAAGAGTATTTGACCAAAGAGCTGCTGGCGCTGGATTCGGTAGACCCCGAAGGACGAGCTGACGTCCGTCAGGCCAGGAGAGATGGTGTCAGGAAGGTTCAGACCATCCTGGAGAAACTTGAACAGAAAGCAATAGATGTCCCGGGTCAAGTCCAGGTTTATGAACTCCAGCCTAGTGCCCTTGAAACCGATCAGCCACTGCAGGAGATCATGGAGATGGGTGCCATGGCAACAGACAAGAATAAGAAAAGTGCCGGAAATGGAGAAGATCCACAGACAGAAAGCCAGCAGCCGGAAgccagagaagcagcagctgcaAACCCAAGCAGCACTGACACCGCAGACACAGCTGGAAACACAGCTGCCCCGTAGTCCCCGCCACACTCAGCAGACCCCAGCGCTGGGAGCTGCTGGTGTGTGTTAAGGAATTTTAAGTTGCATGCATTTCAGGGACTTTAAATCAGTTTGTTTTTACTATTCATAGGCACTTGGTACACAGTAACTTGGGTGGAGGCCAAACACACTAATTAAAGGGCTAAAGGGAAAATGATGCTTTTCTCCCGTATTCTTATTCTGTACAAATGAGGAAGCTGCTTGTTTCAGAAGTTTAACCCCGCTGCTTGTTGTTGGGGCCCTTTCTGTACATGGGCATCACGTGTCAGCCGTGGTTGTAAGCTGTCTTCGTGGGGCTCTGGACCGAAGGAGCTTTTTGGCTGGTGGGTGGGGTGTTGATTTCCCATTGCACAAGTATGGAACCCATTTTCCAGAAACAATGCCCTTTTAATGGGATGACTCTCTTCATCTCATAGCTAAAATAGCTAActtcaaatagaataaaatgtacAAGGAGCCCTAGGAATATCTATATGTTGGATGACTTtaatgttacatttaaaaaaggaaaataaagtaataatataaCTCAAGATGGTTTTTGTGATTTCTGAAGTTTGGAGGAGCGGCAGCATCAAGTCTGGGTCTCACTGGCTTCAGTAACAGTCCGTGGCAGCTGTGTTTGCAGGCCGGCTCTGGGATCCACGAGCTCTCTCTGGGTCCGGCTTGTG
Above is a genomic segment from Mustela nigripes isolate SB6536 chromosome 4, MUSNIG.SB6536, whole genome shotgun sequence containing:
- the BAG3 gene encoding BAG family molecular chaperone regulator 3 isoform X1; the encoded protein is MSAATHSPMVQMASGNGAGDPLPPGWEIKIDPQTGWPFFVDHNSRTTTWNDPRVPPESPKEAPSSANGPSQEGPRLPAREGHAVYPQLRPGYIAIPVLHEGTEGRQPRPSFVCPQPGTQRFRTEAATEAPQRSQSPLRGVAEATQPDRQCGQAAAAAAAAQPPGSHRPEQSQSPAASDCSSSSSSASLPSSSGRSSLGSHQLPRGYIPIPVIHEQNVTRPAAQPSFHQAQKTHYPAQQGEYQTYQPMYSRVPGDDWEPRPMRAASPFRSPVRGASSREGSPARSSTPVHSPSPHRVHTVVDRPQQPMTHRESSPVPQPENKPESKPGPVGPDLLPGHVPIQVIRKEADSVPAAQKPPPASERVEVKVPAAPVPCPPSPTPPAVPQPPKNVAAQDGAAPGPAPTEATPPKPAEAEAPPKHPGVLKVEAILQNVQGLEQAVDNFEGKKTDKKYLMIEEYLTKELLALDSVDPEGRADVRQARRDGVRKVQTILEKLEQKAIDVPGQVQVYELQPSALETDQPLQEIMEMGAMATDKNKKSAGNGEDPQTESQQPEAREAAAANPSSTDTADTAGNTAAP
- the BAG3 gene encoding BAG family molecular chaperone regulator 3 isoform X2, with protein sequence MSAATHSPMVQMASGNGAGDPLPPGWEIKIDPQTGWPFFVDHNSRTTTWNDPRVPPESPKEAPSSANGPSQEGPRLPAREGHAVYPQLRPGYIAIPVLHEGTEGRQPRPSFVCPQPGTQRFRTEAATEAPQRSQSPLRGVAEATQPDRQCGQAAAAAAAAQPPGSHRPEQSQSPAASDCSSSSSSASLPSSSGRSSLGSHQLPRGYIPIPVIHEQNVTRPAAQPSFHQAQKTHYPAQQGEYQTYQPMYSRVPGDDWEPRPMRAASPFRSPVRGASSREGSPARSSTPVHSPSPHRVHTVVDRPQPMTHRESSPVPQPENKPESKPGPVGPDLLPGHVPIQVIRKEADSVPAAQKPPPASERVEVKVPAAPVPCPPSPTPPAVPQPPKNVAAQDGAAPGPAPTEATPPKPAEAEAPPKHPGVLKVEAILQNVQGLEQAVDNFEGKKTDKKYLMIEEYLTKELLALDSVDPEGRADVRQARRDGVRKVQTILEKLEQKAIDVPGQVQVYELQPSALETDQPLQEIMEMGAMATDKNKKSAGNGEDPQTESQQPEAREAAAANPSSTDTADTAGNTAAP